Proteins encoded in a region of the Streptomyces violaceoruber genome:
- a CDS encoding sigma-70 family RNA polymerase sigma factor has protein sequence MAADELLVLVADGDQQAFEELYGLVSGPVFGLVRRVVRDPAQSEEVAQEVLLELWRSAARFDPRRGSALSWILTVAHRRAVDRVRSARAAGERDRREAHRSHHPAFDQVSEEVEAELEREWVRGCLDRLTALQRQSVTLAYYDGYTYREVAERLSLPLGTVKTRMRDGLGRLRECLGGVA, from the coding sequence GTGGCGGCGGACGAGCTGCTGGTGCTGGTGGCGGACGGCGACCAGCAGGCCTTCGAGGAGCTGTACGGGCTGGTGTCGGGGCCGGTGTTCGGACTCGTGCGGCGCGTGGTGCGCGACCCGGCCCAGTCCGAGGAGGTGGCACAGGAGGTGCTGCTCGAACTGTGGCGGTCCGCGGCGCGCTTCGACCCCCGCCGGGGGAGCGCCCTGTCGTGGATCCTCACCGTCGCCCACCGCCGCGCCGTCGACCGGGTGCGCAGCGCCCGCGCGGCCGGCGAACGGGACCGGCGCGAGGCCCACCGCTCCCACCACCCCGCCTTCGACCAGGTGTCGGAGGAGGTCGAGGCGGAACTCGAACGCGAGTGGGTGCGGGGCTGCCTGGACCGCCTGACCGCGTTGCAGCGCCAGTCGGTCACCCTCGCCTACTACGACGGCTACACCTACCGGGAGGTCGCCGAGCGACTCTCCCTGCCGCTGGGCACGGTGAAGACCCGGATGCGGGACGGGCTGGGCCGCCTGCGCGAGTGCCTGGGCGGCGTCGCATGA
- a CDS encoding anti-sigma factor, with product MSLFGHSLAAPYALDALEGAERVRFERHLEGCARCAAEVRALSEDAVRLARSTAAPAPPALRERVLAAVRTTAQEPAPARGPVPRRSVGHVRPRPLLVPFATVTAAAALVVASLFAVRADRTRDELATARDRAREIAHVLAAPDARAARGADARGRGVAVVASASRGRAVVTLSGYGEPPGDRVRQLWVMRPGAEPRSLGLFDGDTPLVAAGLSRSATSLAVTVEPGGGSDLPTTEPVVQLALESVGFGE from the coding sequence ATGAGCCTCTTCGGCCACTCGCTCGCCGCCCCCTACGCCCTGGACGCCCTGGAGGGCGCCGAACGGGTCCGCTTCGAACGGCACCTGGAGGGCTGCGCCCGCTGTGCCGCCGAGGTGCGGGCGCTGTCCGAGGACGCCGTCCGGCTGGCCCGGTCCACGGCCGCCCCCGCACCGCCCGCCCTGCGCGAGCGGGTCCTGGCCGCCGTACGCACCACCGCGCAGGAGCCCGCTCCCGCGCGCGGACCGGTGCCGCGGCGGTCGGTCGGGCACGTCCGGCCGCGCCCCCTGCTCGTGCCGTTCGCCACGGTGACGGCCGCCGCGGCGCTCGTGGTCGCCTCGCTCTTCGCGGTGCGGGCCGACCGGACCCGGGACGAGCTGGCCACCGCACGGGACCGGGCACGTGAGATCGCCCACGTTCTCGCCGCTCCGGACGCCCGGGCGGCGCGCGGTGCGGACGCACGCGGCCGCGGTGTCGCGGTGGTCGCCTCCGCGTCCAGGGGGCGCGCGGTGGTGACCCTGAGCGGGTACGGCGAGCCGCCGGGCGACCGCGTGCGCCAACTGTGGGTCATGCGCCCCGGCGCCGAGCCGCGCTCCCTCGGGCTCTTCGACGGCGACACGCCCCTGGTCGCCGCCGGCCTGAGCCGCTCCGCGACGTCACTCGCGGTGACGGTGGAACCCGGCGGGGGCTCGGACCTGCCGACGACTGAGCCGGTC